TGCTGCAGGCGGCCGGTCATGAAGATCGTGACAATGCACAGCAGCAGGAACAGGAAATAGTAGGCGTTCACCGACGGCATGCTCAAGGGCCCGAGATGCACGGTGGCTTTCGAGCCCGCCTCGCCCGCCAGCGATACCCCGAAGATGCGGATCGGGTCGATCAGGTTGATGCCCTGCGGGCCGTTGGTGAAATTGATCGGATCGTTCAGGTTGTTCATGAAGATCCGGATGATCTCGCCGAAGCCCAGCGTCACGATGGCGAGATAGTCGCCGCGCAGTTTCAGCGTCGGGGCGCCCAGCAGCGCGCCGAACAGCGCCGCGACCAGGCCCGCCAGCGGCACGATGAACCACACCGACAGGTGGATGCCGTCCTGGTGGATCTGCTCGCCAAAGAGCTTGACCAGCGCGTCACCCAGCGCCGGCGAATAATTCACCACCGATTCCAGCAAAGCGGCGAACTGCGGCGACGATAGCAGGCCGGTCAAATAGGCGCCGACCGCGAAAAAGGCGATGTAGCCCAGGTCGAGCAGGCCGGCAAAGCCGACCACGATGTTCAAGCCCAGCGCCAGCATGATGTACAGCAGGGCCATGTCCAGGATGCGCACCCACGAATTGCCGAACTGGCTGGCGATGAAGGGGAACGCGATCATCGCCGCCAGCAGCACGGCCATGCTGGCGTAGCTCTGGCGCGGCTTGTGCGTCGTATCAAAAGTCAGGAGAGCCACGTTTGATTCCCCTTTACGCGCGGTCCGCCACGCGCTCGCCCATGATGCCGGACGGCCGCACGGTCAGCACCAGGATCAGCACGATGAAGGCGAAGATGTCCTGGTAGTTCGAGCCGAGGAAGCCGCCGGTCAGGTCGCCGATGTAGCCGGCGCCGAGGCTCTCGATAATGCCCAGCACAATCCCGCCGATCATGGCGCCGTAGATATTGCCGATACCGCCCAGCACCGCCGCCGAAAAGGCCTTCATGCCCGGCACGGTGCCCATGGCAAACTGGATCGAGGCGTAATTCGCGCCCCACATCACGCCGGCCACGGCCGCGAGGGCGGCGCCGATGGCGAAGGTCGAGACGATCACGCGGTTCGAATCGACGCCCATCAGGCCGGCCACACGCGGGTTCTCGGCGACGGCGCGCATGGCGCGGCCCATCTTGGTCTTTTCGACCAGGAACACCAGCGCGGCCATGGCAACGGCCGCCAGCACCAGCAGCAGCACCTGGGTATGCGAGATCACCGCCCCGCCAATCGTGATCGGGTCCGACGACAGCAGCTGCGGGAACGGCAGCGGGCTGCGGCCCCAGATCATCATCGCGAAGGTCTGCAGCAGGATCGACACGCCGATCGCCGTGATCAAAGGCGCCAGGCGCGGCGCGTTGCGCAGGCGGCGGTAGGCGATGCGCTCGATCGCCACGTTGACCAGCATCGCCACCGGCATCGCGCCGACGATCGCGATCGCCAGCTGCACGCCGCCCGGCAAGCCGGGAAAGTGGGCGTTGAGCAGCTTGATGATCGTCAAGCCGACCATGGCGCCGATCATCAGCACGTCGCCGTGGGCGAAGTTAATCAGGTTCAGCACGCCGTACACCATCGTGTACCCGAGCGCGATCAGCGCATACATGCTGCCCAAGACCAGTCCGTTCAGGATCTGCTGGACAAATGTTTCCATGGTTTGCCGTGTTTCCTTTTCAAAAAAAACGGCATCCGGACCGATCCGGATGCCGCTCTTGGCCTGACAGTGTCTGTTGCGCGTCTTATCGCTTGCTCATGCGACAAGACAAAATCCGAGCGCCATCATCATAGCGAGGTTTTAGCAAAAGTAATATCGGAAATTTACGAGGCGGGCGAAATCACCGGCGCCGTGCGCTGCGAGGGCCGCCATGCACCAGGGAGGCGCGCCGTCTGCACTCAAACGTCGCGCAGCGTCACCACCGGCATGCTCAAATCGCGCTTGTCCTGGAAGAACGCGACGTCGAACAGCGCCGCTGCGCCGACCACGTCCTTGCCGATTCGCCGCAACAGCGTCGCCGCCGCCTCGATCGTGCCGCCGGTGGCCAGCACGTCGTCGACGATCAGCACGCGCCGGCCGCGGATGCGCTCCGGCTGCAGCTCGATGGTCGCGCTGCCGTATTCGCGCCGGTAGTCGACGCTGATCGCATGGCCCGGCAGGCGGCCCGGCTTTCTGGCCATCGCGAAACCGATTGCGCGCTTGTACGCCAGCGCGCCGGCGATCATGAAACCGCGCGCGTCCATCGCCAGCAAAAAATCGAAATCCAGCGCGGCCGTCTTTTCATACAGGCCGTCGATCGCCAGCTGCCAGTGCAGCGGGTTATCGAAAATGCAGCCGACGTCGATGAAATTGACGCCGGGTTCGGGGTAGTCCTGGAAGAACTCGAGAGGAATCGTGTCGAACGTGCTCATGCCAGGAAGGTCAAACCACCGCCTCTTCGCTGGACGGCGCCTTGCCGCCGCCTTCCAGGCCTTTCGGCAGCGGGAAGGTCACGTGCTCTTCCACACCCTCGAGCGCGCGCACGCTGGCGGCGCCGAGCTGCTTGAGGCGGTCGATCACGGCCTGCACCAGCACTTCAGGCGCCGAGGCGCCGGCGGTCACGCCGATGCGCTTCTTGCCGGCGATCCAGCTTGGGTCAATGGCGGCGGCATTGTCGACCATGTAGGCCGGCGTGCCCTTCTTCTCGGCGACTTCGCGCAGGCGGTTCGAGTTCGAGCTGTTCGGGCTGCCGACCACGATCACCACCTCGACCTGGGGCGCCATGAACTTCACGGCGTCCTGGCGGTTGGTGGTGGCGTAGCAGATGTCGCCCTTCTTCGGCTCGATGATGTTCGGGAATCGCTTCTTCAGCGCGGCGATGATCTCGAAGGTATCGTCGACCGACAGCGTAGTCTGCGAGACGTAGGCCAGCTGGTCCGGATTGGCGACCTGCAGCTTCTCGACATCCTCGACGGTCTCGACCAGGTGCATGCCTTCCTCGCCCTCTTCGACCTGGCCCATCGTGCCTTCCACTTCCGGGTGGCCGGCGTGGCCGATCATGATGATCTCGGCGCCCTGCTTGCGCATCTTGCCGACTTCGACGTGCACCTTGGTCACCAGCGGGCAGGTCGCGTCGAACACCTTCAGGCCGCGCGACTCGGCTTCCTCGCGCACGGCCTTGGACACGCCGTGGGCCGAGAACACCAGCGTATTGCCGGGCGGGACGTCGTCCAGGTCTTCGATGAAGATCGCGCCCTTGGTGCGCAGGTCGTTGACGACGTAGGCGTTGTGGACGATTTCGTGGCGGACGTAGATCGGCGCGCCGAACTGGCGCAGGGCGCGCTCGACGATTTCGATCGCGCGGTCGACGCCGGCGCAAAAGCCGCGCGGCTGGGCTAACAGGATCTCGTTTTCCATGAACAGGATGGGCTCTTGTGAATGAACTTGGGTACGGCTTACAGCACGGAAATCAGCTGGACTTCGAATTTCAGGGCCTGGCCCGCCAGCGGATGGTTGAAGTCGAACACGGCCGAGTCGGCGCGCAGTTCGCGCAGCACGCCGGCAAAGCGGCCACCACCCGGCGCGGCGAAATCGACCAGGTCGCCGACCTGGTAGTCGGCATCCAGCTCGGAATTCTCGTCCAGCATCTTCTTGGACACCGTCTGGATCAGCTCGGGGTTGCGCGGTCCGAAACCTTCTTCCGGACCCAGCTCGAAAGTCGTGTGCGTGCCCTCTTCCAGGCCGAGCAGGCGCTGCTCGAGGGCAGGCGCGAGCTGGCCCTGGCCCAGCATCAGCGTGGCGGGCGTGCTGCCGAAGGTGGTGACGATATCGTTGCCGTCGGCGTCGGCGAGACGATAGTGCAGCGTCAGGTAGGCCGATTCGGTCACGATGGGAGCGTTGGTGGTGGACATTGCTTGATGAAGGTGACGTGGAGGGTAGGAAGGGCCTGTTACCAGAACCCCTCCCCCCTAAGAACCGTGCTTGCGACTTTCACCGCACACGGCTCAAGCATAATAAAAGTTCCTACGCAGGAACCGGTTTCACAACTTGCAGATTAAGGCTGTGCACTCGGGTGTGACAATTTGGGTGCAATAATACGCGATTTTCAAGGGCATCGCTGCCCCCGGCCACACGGTAGACAATGTGATGGTCGTGCCATCCAGTCTCCATGTCCATCTCGCATCCGCACAGCGCACACAAGCCGCGTTGTTCCATGTACAACGTTGCCCATTGCTTTCGGTAGCGCATGTTCTTCAACATGCGCTCCTGCCGCAGAGCTTCGCCGTACGCTTCCCATTGCGGATCGTAGGGATGAAAGTCCCCCTTGATCTTCTTGTGGTACTTAATAGGAGTTCCCGCAAGCGGGTACAGTTCCATTACCTCTTTGTCACCTTCCCTTGTGACGACATCCGCAGCAAACACCCAGTTTCGACCGCCGATGGTCCGCCAATACTTCTTGCGAATCCAGCCAGCGTTCTTGTTCGGATGCCTGCGTTTGGCCCACCGCAGGAGCCGCCAATTCAGCAACGACTCCATGCGCGAGAAAACTCGTTTGGCAACTACGGTGCTGTGATACTGCGCCCAGCCCCGTAGCATTGGGTTCAGCAGTCGGATCAAGTCCTCTTGCTTTACCATCAGACGTTCTCCGATCGTCTTCCTCAGCTTTTCGTAGAACGCGCTAACGTTCTTCTTACTTGGCTTAATGAGCAGTTTTTCCTGATATTTCCGGAAGTTCCACCCCAGGAAGTCAAAACCTTGGTCGATGTGTACGATCCTCGTTTTAGCCTGAGAAAGACGCAATCCCCGAATTGCAAGGAACGCTTCAATCCATGGCTTGATTTCTGTCTCTAGCAACTCTTTCGAGCCGCCGGTCGCTACAAAATCATCCGCGTATCGCACAACACCGACTTTCAGCTTCTCGACCTTCGATTTGCCAAATCTTGTACCGAGGTGCCTTAGAAGCTCCACCTCAAGCCCATTCAGCGTCCAATTTGCCAATGCAGGGCTAATGATGCCACCCTGCGGCGTTCCCGCCGTGGTTGCCAGCAATTGCGTCCGGTCTACTACTCCGGATTTCAGCCACTTCCGAAGGATCGTTTTATCCATGCGAACATGGCGGATCAGCCAGTCGTGGTTGATGTTATCAAAGAAGCCCTCGATGTCCGCATCTAACACCCATCGCGCCGATGTTTCCTGGCGCAATCGGAGAAAAATCTGCTGCATCGCATCTGCCGTCGAACGGCTTTTCCGAAATCCATAGGAGTTCGGGTCGCTC
This genomic stretch from Massilia sp. 9096 harbors:
- a CDS encoding ABC transporter ATP-binding protein, with translation MALLTFDTTHKPRQSYASMAVLLAAMIAFPFIASQFGNSWVRILDMALLYIMLALGLNIVVGFAGLLDLGYIAFFAVGAYLTGLLSSPQFAALLESVVNYSPALGDALVKLFGEQIHQDGIHLSVWFIVPLAGLVAALFGALLGAPTLKLRGDYLAIVTLGFGEIIRIFMNNLNDPINFTNGPQGINLIDPIRIFGVSLAGEAGSKATVHLGPLSMPSVNAYYFLFLLLCIVTIFMTGRLQHSRLGRAWVAIREDEIAAKAMGINTRNVKLLAFSMGASFGGVAGAMFAAFQGFVSPESFSLTESIAVLAMVVLGGIGHIPGVVMGGVLLAALPEVLRHVVEPAQQALFGKVVIEAEVLRQLLYGLAMVVIMLYRPAGLWPSPNKEDRPAAALAKEEAEEAEESQA
- a CDS encoding branched-chain amino acid ABC transporter permease, with protein sequence METFVQQILNGLVLGSMYALIALGYTMVYGVLNLINFAHGDVLMIGAMVGLTIIKLLNAHFPGLPGGVQLAIAIVGAMPVAMLVNVAIERIAYRRLRNAPRLAPLITAIGVSILLQTFAMMIWGRSPLPFPQLLSSDPITIGGAVISHTQVLLLVLAAVAMAALVFLVEKTKMGRAMRAVAENPRVAGLMGVDSNRVIVSTFAIGAALAAVAGVMWGANYASIQFAMGTVPGMKAFSAAVLGGIGNIYGAMIGGIVLGIIESLGAGYIGDLTGGFLGSNYQDIFAFIVLILVLTVRPSGIMGERVADRA
- a CDS encoding adenine phosphoribosyltransferase, giving the protein MSTFDTIPLEFFQDYPEPGVNFIDVGCIFDNPLHWQLAIDGLYEKTAALDFDFLLAMDARGFMIAGALAYKRAIGFAMARKPGRLPGHAISVDYRREYGSATIELQPERIRGRRVLIVDDVLATGGTIEAAATLLRRIGKDVVGAAALFDVAFFQDKRDLSMPVVTLRDV
- the ispH gene encoding 4-hydroxy-3-methylbut-2-enyl diphosphate reductase; this translates as MENEILLAQPRGFCAGVDRAIEIVERALRQFGAPIYVRHEIVHNAYVVNDLRTKGAIFIEDLDDVPPGNTLVFSAHGVSKAVREEAESRGLKVFDATCPLVTKVHVEVGKMRKQGAEIIMIGHAGHPEVEGTMGQVEEGEEGMHLVETVEDVEKLQVANPDQLAYVSQTTLSVDDTFEIIAALKKRFPNIIEPKKGDICYATTNRQDAVKFMAPQVEVVIVVGSPNSSNSNRLREVAEKKGTPAYMVDNAAAIDPSWIAGKKRIGVTAGASAPEVLVQAVIDRLKQLGAASVRALEGVEEHVTFPLPKGLEGGGKAPSSEEAVV
- a CDS encoding peptidylprolyl isomerase — translated: MSTTNAPIVTESAYLTLHYRLADADGNDIVTTFGSTPATLMLGQGQLAPALEQRLLGLEEGTHTTFELGPEEGFGPRNPELIQTVSKKMLDENSELDADYQVGDLVDFAAPGGGRFAGVLRELRADSAVFDFNHPLAGQALKFEVQLISVL
- the ltrA gene encoding group II intron reverse transcriptase/maturase, encoding MKVIECNAIGSASSDVPTEWVAIDWRRVQKNVRVMQIRLTKATQEGNWRRVKSLQRWLTRSFSAKALAVKRVTENQGKRTAGVDQQLWDTPSQKFAAIAQLEKRRYRPLPLRRVYIPKPNGKERPLGIPTMKDRAMQALHLLALDPVLETVSDPNSYGFRKSRSTADAMQQIFLRLRQETSARWVLDADIEGFFDNINHDWLIRHVRMDKTILRKWLKSGVVDRTQLLATTAGTPQGGIISPALANWTLNGLEVELLRHLGTRFGKSKVEKLKVGVVRYADDFVATGGSKELLETEIKPWIEAFLAIRGLRLSQAKTRIVHIDQGFDFLGWNFRKYQEKLLIKPSKKNVSAFYEKLRKTIGERLMVKQEDLIRLLNPMLRGWAQYHSTVVAKRVFSRMESLLNWRLLRWAKRRHPNKNAGWIRKKYWRTIGGRNWVFAADVVTREGDKEVMELYPLAGTPIKYHKKIKGDFHPYDPQWEAYGEALRQERMLKNMRYRKQWATLYMEQRGLCALCGCEMDMETGWHDHHIVYRVAGGSDALENRVLLHPNCHTRVHSLNLQVVKPVPA